Proteins encoded together in one Roseibacterium elongatum DSM 19469 window:
- a CDS encoding LacI family DNA-binding transcriptional regulator — MRQERVRTMEELASVSGISRPTLSKFFNDPRSVRKTTRARIEEALERYDYTPNVYAINQNRQLTRNIGIVVPFLADPFFAEVARNLELLCSGAGFNPILLSSHGDPDREIANLESLRGIRPAGVLLAPLGRRSHRDDLEAFCTEVTTVLFDCDVEGVGDAMFGTDHMQSTGLMVEYLCRTGEAPALFEMANAPNPNANKRRSAYEQTMRRLGHEPLVLSVDGTGWAFEEIAHRQAGRLIAARSLPTNTVFCSNDRLAIGFLSAAYEKGLRVGVGDGCAIRVAGHDDHPFSRFTCPSLTTVSQDYDKIAGNSLDRLLDMIASGERPGTKASTLFEASLVLRRSA, encoded by the coding sequence GTGCGCCAGGAAAGAGTGAGAACCATGGAGGAACTCGCCTCGGTAAGCGGTATATCGCGGCCGACACTCTCGAAGTTCTTCAACGATCCTCGGTCCGTCCGAAAAACAACCCGGGCAAGGATCGAAGAGGCTTTGGAGCGGTACGACTACACGCCCAACGTCTACGCGATCAATCAGAACCGGCAGCTGACGCGAAATATTGGGATCGTGGTGCCATTTCTGGCAGACCCGTTCTTCGCCGAGGTGGCGCGCAACCTTGAGCTTTTGTGCAGTGGCGCGGGGTTCAACCCGATCCTTCTCAGCTCACATGGCGACCCCGATCGCGAGATCGCCAATCTGGAAAGCCTTCGCGGCATACGACCTGCAGGTGTCCTGCTGGCGCCACTTGGACGGCGGTCACATCGGGACGATCTCGAAGCGTTCTGCACCGAGGTGACGACCGTCCTGTTTGACTGCGACGTCGAAGGTGTCGGCGATGCCATGTTCGGCACGGATCATATGCAAAGCACTGGTTTGATGGTTGAATATCTGTGTCGAACGGGAGAGGCGCCGGCACTGTTCGAGATGGCGAACGCCCCGAACCCGAATGCCAACAAGCGCAGATCGGCCTATGAGCAGACCATGCGACGCCTGGGGCATGAGCCCCTGGTTCTGTCGGTTGACGGCACCGGCTGGGCCTTTGAGGAAATCGCGCATCGCCAGGCGGGCCGCCTTATCGCGGCGCGAAGCCTGCCGACCAACACCGTGTTCTGTAGCAATGATCGCCTCGCGATCGGGTTTCTGTCCGCCGCCTATGAAAAAGGGTTGCGGGTGGGTGTCGGCGACGGCTGCGCCATCCGCGTCGCGGGGCATGACGACCATCCGTTCTCGCGCTTCACCTGCCCGTCCCTCACAACCGTGTCGCAGGATTACGACAAGATTGCTGGAAACAGCCTCGATCGCTTGCTGGACATGATCGCGTCGGGGGAGCGGCCAGGAACGAAGGCCTCGACGCTGTTTGAGGCGTCTCTTGTTCTGCGGCGATCAGCCTAA
- a CDS encoding ABC transporter substrate-binding protein, with product MSLKRVLGATTALTLCTAAAFAQDTTITIATVNNGDMIRMQGYTDQFTAETGIAVEWVTLEENVLRQRVTTDITTNGGQFDIMTIGMYEAPIWGANGWLVPLDGLSEDYNVDDILPAMRAGLSHDGTLFAAPFYGESSMIMYRTDLMEAAGLEMPDAPTWEFIREAAAAMDDPENGVNGICLRGKPGWGEGGAFINVTANSFGARVVDENWQAQLDSEEWANALNFYVNLMNDYGPDGYATNGFNENLSLFQQGLCGMWIDATVAASFVTNPDDSEVADSVGFALAPNAEGVDRRSNWLWAWALAIPAGTQQSDAALQFIEWATSADYIELVAENEGWANVPPGARTSLYENPNYAEVPFAQMTLDSILAADPNNPTVDPVPYTGIQFMAIPEWAGFWTEVSQEFSNAYAGQQTVEEALARAQDIVNEAMEAAGYQ from the coding sequence ATGTCACTCAAGCGCGTTCTCGGCGCCACCACGGCGCTTACGCTCTGCACCGCAGCTGCCTTTGCCCAGGACACCACGATCACCATCGCCACAGTGAACAACGGCGACATGATCCGCATGCAGGGCTATACCGACCAGTTCACGGCCGAGACCGGCATCGCGGTCGAATGGGTGACCCTGGAAGAGAACGTGCTGCGCCAGCGCGTCACGACCGACATCACCACCAATGGCGGCCAGTTCGACATCATGACGATCGGCATGTACGAGGCGCCGATCTGGGGTGCCAATGGCTGGCTTGTTCCGCTCGACGGCCTGTCCGAGGACTACAATGTCGACGACATTCTGCCCGCCATGCGCGCGGGCCTCAGCCATGACGGCACGCTTTTTGCGGCCCCGTTCTACGGCGAGTCGTCGATGATTATGTACCGCACGGACCTGATGGAGGCCGCAGGTCTCGAAATGCCCGACGCCCCGACCTGGGAATTCATCCGCGAGGCCGCAGCCGCCATGGATGACCCCGAAAACGGCGTCAACGGCATCTGCCTGCGCGGCAAGCCCGGCTGGGGTGAAGGCGGCGCCTTCATCAACGTGACGGCCAACTCGTTCGGCGCACGGGTCGTGGACGAAAACTGGCAGGCACAGCTCGACAGCGAAGAATGGGCCAACGCGCTCAACTTCTACGTCAACCTGATGAACGATTACGGCCCCGACGGCTACGCCACCAACGGGTTCAACGAGAACCTCTCGCTGTTCCAGCAGGGCCTTTGCGGCATGTGGATCGATGCCACGGTTGCGGCGTCCTTCGTCACCAACCCCGACGACTCGGAAGTGGCCGACTCGGTCGGTTTCGCGCTTGCCCCGAACGCCGAGGGCGTGGATCGCCGCTCGAACTGGCTTTGGGCCTGGGCACTGGCCATCCCCGCCGGGACGCAGCAGTCCGACGCGGCGCTGCAGTTCATCGAGTGGGCCACCTCGGCCGACTACATCGAACTGGTCGCCGAGAACGAAGGCTGGGCCAACGTGCCTCCGGGTGCGCGCACCTCGCTTTATGAGAACCCGAACTATGCCGAGGTTCCGTTCGCGCAGATGACGCTCGACTCGATCCTCGCGGCCGACCCGAACAACCCGACGGTTGATCCGGTCCCCTACACGGGCATCCAGTTCATGGCGATCCCGGAATGGGCGGGTTTCTGGACCGAAGTGAGCCAGGAATTCTCGAATGCCTATGCCGGTCAGCAGACCGTCGAAGAGGCGCTGGCGCGCGCCCAGGACATCGTCAACGAAGCCATGGAAGCGGCTGGTTACCAGTAA
- a CDS encoding carbohydrate ABC transporter permease: MARAVSTQRKALNTAIAWIIGLLIFFPILWTILTSFKTEAEAIANPPVILFFDWTLENYGVVQERSNYMRFLWNSVIIAGGSTLLGILIAVPAAWSMAFVPSRRTKDILLWMLSTKMLPAVGVLYPIYLLCIQLGVLDNRVALVVILMLINLPIIVWMLYTYFREIPGEILEAARMDGAGLKEELLYVLTPMAIPGIASTILLNFILAWNEAFWTLNLTSVDAAPLTAFIASYSSPEGLFFAKLSAASTMAIAPILILGWFSQKQLVRGLTFGAVK; the protein is encoded by the coding sequence ATGGCACGCGCCGTTTCGACACAACGCAAGGCCCTCAACACCGCGATCGCGTGGATCATCGGACTGCTGATCTTCTTCCCGATCCTCTGGACGATCCTGACCAGCTTCAAGACCGAGGCCGAGGCCATCGCCAACCCACCGGTCATCCTGTTCTTCGACTGGACGCTGGAAAACTACGGCGTGGTGCAGGAGCGTTCGAACTACATGCGGTTCCTGTGGAATTCGGTCATCATCGCGGGCGGCTCGACCCTGCTCGGCATCCTCATCGCCGTTCCGGCCGCCTGGTCCATGGCCTTCGTGCCGTCCAGACGGACCAAGGACATCCTGCTGTGGATGCTGTCGACCAAGATGCTGCCGGCGGTGGGCGTACTCTACCCGATCTACCTGCTCTGCATTCAGCTTGGCGTCCTCGACAACCGCGTGGCGCTGGTCGTCATCCTGATGCTGATCAACCTGCCGATCATCGTCTGGATGCTCTATACCTACTTCCGTGAAATCCCCGGCGAGATCCTCGAGGCCGCGCGGATGGACGGGGCCGGCCTGAAGGAAGAGCTTCTCTATGTCCTGACGCCGATGGCCATTCCCGGCATTGCGTCGACCATCTTGCTGAACTTCATCCTCGCATGGAACGAAGCGTTCTGGACGCTGAACCTGACCTCAGTCGACGCGGCGCCGCTGACGGCCTTCATCGCGAGCTATTCCTCACCCGAGGGTCTGTTCTTTGCCAAACTGAGCGCTGCCTCGACCATGGCCATCGCGCCGATCCTGATCCTTGGCTGGTTCAGCCAGAAACAACTCGTCCGGGGCCTGACCTTCGGCGCCGTGAAATAG
- a CDS encoding carbohydrate ABC transporter permease: MATQSSRAAARIMMAPAVFLLLVWMLVPLCMTLWFSVRDYRPLRGGDLGYVGLENFARFVSSSSFWPAIFTTLLIVGGVLLVSIVFGVLLAMLLDQPMWGQGIVRILVIAPFFVMPTVSALVWKNMFMDPTNGVFAHIWRAFGADPVVWLTDVPILSLVLIISWQWLPFATLILLTAFQSLDSEQLEAAEMDGASPLARFFFIALPHLSRAITIVILIQTIFLLAVFAEIFVTTGGAFGTRTLTYLIYQRVLESQNVGLGSAGGVYAIILANIVALFLMRIVGKNLDR; encoded by the coding sequence ATGGCAACCCAGTCTTCCCGAGCAGCGGCAAGGATCATGATGGCGCCGGCGGTCTTCCTACTCCTCGTCTGGATGCTCGTTCCGCTCTGCATGACGCTGTGGTTCTCGGTTCGCGACTATCGCCCTCTGCGCGGCGGCGACCTGGGCTATGTTGGCCTTGAGAACTTCGCTCGCTTCGTCTCGTCCTCATCGTTTTGGCCCGCCATCTTCACGACGCTTCTGATCGTCGGTGGTGTGCTTTTGGTTTCGATTGTCTTCGGCGTCTTGCTGGCGATGCTTCTGGATCAGCCGATGTGGGGGCAGGGCATTGTCCGGATCCTCGTGATCGCCCCGTTCTTTGTCATGCCCACCGTCTCGGCCCTGGTGTGGAAGAACATGTTCATGGATCCCACAAACGGCGTCTTCGCCCATATATGGAGGGCCTTTGGCGCGGATCCTGTCGTCTGGTTGACCGACGTTCCGATCCTGTCATTGGTCCTGATCATCTCGTGGCAGTGGCTGCCGTTCGCCACGCTGATCCTTCTGACAGCATTCCAGTCGCTCGACAGCGAACAACTGGAGGCCGCCGAGATGGACGGCGCAAGCCCGCTGGCGCGTTTTTTCTTCATCGCGCTGCCGCATCTGAGCCGCGCCATCACCATCGTGATCCTGATCCAGACGATCTTCCTTCTGGCGGTGTTCGCCGAGATTTTCGTCACCACCGGCGGCGCCTTCGGGACCCGGACGCTGACCTACCTGATCTACCAGCGGGTGCTGGAAAGCCAGAATGTCGGCCTGGGGTCGGCGGGCGGTGTCTACGCCATCATCCTCGCCAACATCGTTGCGCTGTTCCTGATGCGTATCGTCGGCAAGAACCTGGATCGCTGA